Proteins from one Chanodichthys erythropterus isolate Z2021 chromosome 15, ASM2448905v1, whole genome shotgun sequence genomic window:
- the phactr4a gene encoding phosphatase and actin regulator 4A isoform X4, with the protein MGQGASTQTLNPNHSYITDDEVDHSMPESDGAHPGAGTPSAKGKGKFSNLGKIFKPWKWRKKRSSEKFKETSEVLERKISMRKPREELIERGLLKDIPENESNDVNHKGPPVKNGHTAPLPGERRSDAGVEVKAPSSRPQGEEQRNSLAPEPERRNRAPSDVSRNRQPLDVDAQTRRSRLESDLEKRAGSLPRERPGQEEGRYRRDERDEKTNRDRERRDRKDDREVKAERRDDRDRRDRKPDKEDWHGRGERDEREKERRNDREKREEKDWRESKDRKQPRDRKEDHERRDEPERGDNRERKELNERKEDRERREERDRREERERKDERDRKDVRRPEPMKQVSDGKLIRPHSEQDMRPILQKCSSDIGLKARPVSEAVQSSTLPRYSPAEEESRARTASTLQRYYKAPPPQYWTSWRQQGEFGVYLSLPTYLSQRVTQLRPVDPSQVPVTVKRSPPVPPKRMTPVSKRHSDDSSANQPEPPPPGPTSIPAPASAPPPVQSDDSKNSNSDVLTPPPTHIPPSPPHSHPIPEVPQVDPPSPTTEPPSQPPLPLHIRIQRALNSPGPVHPNPEGSQRAHSLLFELPPDFLAEAPGGGRNSLPVTIEPLRLPEDDDFDIEEELQKLRPAPRPARQLELEPRSRRGLVGDPRVTVIPEDTGPGNSEDEEESDSDGPINYRDDDEEDDDEEDIPISGLASRVKRKDTLALKLERQQEKEQSQDQDDTTWTNKEQWEALRNKIGTTLTRRLSQRPTAQELEQRNILLAKNEADRRAERSEIKRRLTRKLSQRPTVAELQARKILRFHEYVECTHAQDYDRRADKPWTKLTPADKAAIRKELNEYKSSEMEVHEDSRIYTRFHRP; encoded by the exons ATGGGACAAGGAGCAAGTACTCAGACTTTAAACCCAAATCATTCCTACATAACAG ATGATGAAGTCGATCATAGTATGCCAGAGAGTGATGGAGCACATCCAGGAGCAGGAACCCCTTCAGCTAAGGGCAAGGGCAAGTTCTCCAACCTGGGCAAGATCTTCAAACCCTGGAAGTGGAGAAAGAAGAGAAGTAGTGAAAAGTTCAAGGAAACATCAGAAG TGCTGGAGAGGAAGATTTCGATGAGGAAACCCAGGGAGGAGCTGATAGAGCGAGGGTTACTGAAAGACATCCCAGAGAATG AGAGTAATGACGTGAATCATAAGGGCCCTCCAGTAAAGAATGGCCACACTGCTCCACTACCTGGAGAACGCAGGTCAGATGCAGGAGTGGAAGTTAAGGCACCATCTTCACGGCCACAGGGAGAAGAACAGAGGAATAGCCTCGCACCTGAACCGGAGCGCCGCAACAGAGCACCTTCCGATGTCAGTCGCAACCGTCAGCCACTGGATGTGGATGCTCAAACACGACGCAGCCGACTAGAGTCAGACTTGGAAAAACGCGCAGGATCGTTACCAAGAGAGAGACCAGGACAGGAGGAGGGACGATATCGGCGGGACGAACGAGACGAGAAAACGAACAGGGACAGAGAACGACGAGATAGAAAAGATGACAGGGAAGTAAAGGCTGAACGTAGAGATGATAGAGACAGACGAGATAGGAAGCCGGATAAAGAGGACTGGCATGGAAGAGGTGAGCGAGATGAACGCGAGAAAGAGAGGAGGAATGACAGAGAAAAGCGGGAAGAGAAAGACTGGAGAGAAAGCAAGGACAGGAAACAGCCACGAGACAGGAAAGAAGATCACGAAAGGCGGGATGAGCCAGAGAGGGGAGACAATCGAGAACGAAAGGAGCTGAATGAAAGGAAGGAAGATAGGGAAAGAAGAGAGGAACGGGATAGACGtgaggaaagagaaagaaaagatgAGAGAGATAGGAAAGATGTCAGGAGACCAGAACCTATGAAACAGGTGTCTGATGGGAAACTAATCCGGCCTCATTCAGAACAGGACATGCGGCCCATTCTTCAGAAGTGCTCGTCTGACATCGGACTGAAGGCCCGGCCAGTATCGGAGGCCGTCCAGAGCAGCACACTACCACGATACTCACCTGCAGAGGAAGAATCAAGGGCACGAACAG CGTCAACATTACAAAGATATTACAAAGCTCCACCTCCTCAGTACTGGACAAGTTGGAGACAGCAGGGAGAGTTTGGAGTCTATCTTTCCCTGCCCACCTACCTCAGCCAAAGGGTCACTCAGCTCCGCCCAG TGGATCCTTCTCAAGTCCCAGTTACAGTCAAGCGATCTCCTCCCGTTCCCCCAAAGAGGATGACTCCTGTGTCCAAACGCCACTCAGACGACTCCTCAGCCAATCAGCCTGAGCCTCCTCCCCCAGGCCCTACCTCCATCCCAGCCCCTGCGTCTGCTCCGCCACCTGTCCAATCGGATGACAGCAAAAACTCAAACTCTGATGTACTCACTCCTCCACCAACCCATATCCCGCCTTCCCCTCCTCACTCCCACCCAATTCCTGAAGTCCCCCAAGTGGACCCACCCAGCCCCACCACAGAACCACCCTCCCAGCCGCCCTTACCTCTGCACATTCGCATCCAGAGAGCCTTGAACAGTCCAGGCCCAGTCCATCCTAACCCGGAAGGATCCCAGCGAGCTCACTCACTTCTCTTTGAATTACCTCCAGACTTTCTCGCTGAGGCTCCAGGAGGGGGGCGAAACTCGCTTCCTGTCACTATCGAACCTCTGCGACT ACCTGAGGATGATGATTTTGACATTGAAGAAGAGCTGCAAAAGCTGCGTCCTGCCCCTCGGCCCGCACGACAGCTGGAACTGGAGCCACGTAGCCGACGCGGTCTGGTGGGAGACCCACGAGTCACTGTCATTCCTGAGGACACAGGACCTGGAAACAGTGAGGACGAGGAGGAGAGCGATTCTGACGGACCCATCAATTACAGAGATGATGATGAGGAAGATGACGATGAGGAGGATATTCCCATAA GTGGTCTTGCGAGTCGTGTGAAGCGAAAGGATACTCTAGCACTAAAGCTGGAGCGTCAGCAGGAGAAAGAGCAGTCTCAGGACCAGGACGACACCACCTGGACCAACAAAGAGCAGTGGGAAGCTCTCCGCAACAAGATCGGCACCACCCTCACAAG GAGGTTGAGTCAGAGACCCACCGCACAAGAACTTGAGCAGAGAAATATCCTACTAG CCAAGAATGAAGCGGACCGACGGGCAGAAAGGAGCGAAATCAAGCGCAGGCTGACCAGAAAG TTGTCACAGAGGCCCACGGTAGCTGAGCTCCAGGCCAGAAAAATCCTGCGCTTCCATGAGTATGTGGAGTGCACTCATGCTCAAGACTATGACCGACGTGCTGACAAACCCTGGACCAAACTTACACCTGCTGACAAG GCGGCCATAAGAAAAGAGTTGAATGAGTATAAGAGCTCAGAAATGGAAGTTCATGAGGACAGCAGGATATACACCAG GTTTCATCGGCCATAA
- the phactr4a gene encoding phosphatase and actin regulator 4A isoform X5 — MGQGASTQTLNPNHSYITDDEVDHSMPESDGAHPGAGTPSAKGKGKFSNLGKIFKPWKWRKKRSSEKFKETSEVLERKISMRKPREELIERGLLKDIPENESNDVNHKGPPVKNGHTAPLPGERRSDAGVEVKAPSSRPQGEEQRNSLAPEPERRNRAPSDVSRNRQPLDVDAQTRRSRLESDLEKRAGSLPRERPGQEEGRYRRDERDEKTNRDRERRDRKDDREVKAERRDDRDRRDRKPDKEDWHGRGERDEREKERRNDREKREEKDWRESKDRKQPRDRKEDHERRDEPERGDNRERKELNERKEDRERREERDRREERERKDERDRKDVRRPEPMKQVSDGKLIRPHSEQDMRPILQKCSSDIGLKARPVSEAVQSSTLPRYSPAEEESRARTVDPSQVPVTVKRSPPVPPKRMTPVSKRHSDDSSANQPEPPPPGPTSIPAPASAPPPVQSDDSKNSNSDVLTPPPTHIPPSPPHSHPIPEVPQVDPPSPTTEPPSQPPLPLHIRIQRALNSPGPVHPNPEGSQRAHSLLFELPPDFLAEAPGGGRNSLPVTIEPLRLPEDDDFDIEEELQKLRPAPRPARQLELEPRSRRGLVGDPRVTVIPEDTGPGNSEDEEESDSDGPINYRDDDEEDDDEEDIPISGLASRVKRKDTLALKLERQQEKEQSQDQDDTTWTNKEQWEALRNKIGTTLTRRLSQRPTAQELEQRNILLAKNEADRRAERSEIKRRLTRKLSQRPTVAELQARKILRFHEYVECTHAQDYDRRADKPWTKLTPADKAAIRKELNEYKSSEMEVHEDSRIYTRFHRP; from the exons ATGGGACAAGGAGCAAGTACTCAGACTTTAAACCCAAATCATTCCTACATAACAG ATGATGAAGTCGATCATAGTATGCCAGAGAGTGATGGAGCACATCCAGGAGCAGGAACCCCTTCAGCTAAGGGCAAGGGCAAGTTCTCCAACCTGGGCAAGATCTTCAAACCCTGGAAGTGGAGAAAGAAGAGAAGTAGTGAAAAGTTCAAGGAAACATCAGAAG TGCTGGAGAGGAAGATTTCGATGAGGAAACCCAGGGAGGAGCTGATAGAGCGAGGGTTACTGAAAGACATCCCAGAGAATG AGAGTAATGACGTGAATCATAAGGGCCCTCCAGTAAAGAATGGCCACACTGCTCCACTACCTGGAGAACGCAGGTCAGATGCAGGAGTGGAAGTTAAGGCACCATCTTCACGGCCACAGGGAGAAGAACAGAGGAATAGCCTCGCACCTGAACCGGAGCGCCGCAACAGAGCACCTTCCGATGTCAGTCGCAACCGTCAGCCACTGGATGTGGATGCTCAAACACGACGCAGCCGACTAGAGTCAGACTTGGAAAAACGCGCAGGATCGTTACCAAGAGAGAGACCAGGACAGGAGGAGGGACGATATCGGCGGGACGAACGAGACGAGAAAACGAACAGGGACAGAGAACGACGAGATAGAAAAGATGACAGGGAAGTAAAGGCTGAACGTAGAGATGATAGAGACAGACGAGATAGGAAGCCGGATAAAGAGGACTGGCATGGAAGAGGTGAGCGAGATGAACGCGAGAAAGAGAGGAGGAATGACAGAGAAAAGCGGGAAGAGAAAGACTGGAGAGAAAGCAAGGACAGGAAACAGCCACGAGACAGGAAAGAAGATCACGAAAGGCGGGATGAGCCAGAGAGGGGAGACAATCGAGAACGAAAGGAGCTGAATGAAAGGAAGGAAGATAGGGAAAGAAGAGAGGAACGGGATAGACGtgaggaaagagaaagaaaagatgAGAGAGATAGGAAAGATGTCAGGAGACCAGAACCTATGAAACAGGTGTCTGATGGGAAACTAATCCGGCCTCATTCAGAACAGGACATGCGGCCCATTCTTCAGAAGTGCTCGTCTGACATCGGACTGAAGGCCCGGCCAGTATCGGAGGCCGTCCAGAGCAGCACACTACCACGATACTCACCTGCAGAGGAAGAATCAAGGGCACGAACAG TGGATCCTTCTCAAGTCCCAGTTACAGTCAAGCGATCTCCTCCCGTTCCCCCAAAGAGGATGACTCCTGTGTCCAAACGCCACTCAGACGACTCCTCAGCCAATCAGCCTGAGCCTCCTCCCCCAGGCCCTACCTCCATCCCAGCCCCTGCGTCTGCTCCGCCACCTGTCCAATCGGATGACAGCAAAAACTCAAACTCTGATGTACTCACTCCTCCACCAACCCATATCCCGCCTTCCCCTCCTCACTCCCACCCAATTCCTGAAGTCCCCCAAGTGGACCCACCCAGCCCCACCACAGAACCACCCTCCCAGCCGCCCTTACCTCTGCACATTCGCATCCAGAGAGCCTTGAACAGTCCAGGCCCAGTCCATCCTAACCCGGAAGGATCCCAGCGAGCTCACTCACTTCTCTTTGAATTACCTCCAGACTTTCTCGCTGAGGCTCCAGGAGGGGGGCGAAACTCGCTTCCTGTCACTATCGAACCTCTGCGACT ACCTGAGGATGATGATTTTGACATTGAAGAAGAGCTGCAAAAGCTGCGTCCTGCCCCTCGGCCCGCACGACAGCTGGAACTGGAGCCACGTAGCCGACGCGGTCTGGTGGGAGACCCACGAGTCACTGTCATTCCTGAGGACACAGGACCTGGAAACAGTGAGGACGAGGAGGAGAGCGATTCTGACGGACCCATCAATTACAGAGATGATGATGAGGAAGATGACGATGAGGAGGATATTCCCATAA GTGGTCTTGCGAGTCGTGTGAAGCGAAAGGATACTCTAGCACTAAAGCTGGAGCGTCAGCAGGAGAAAGAGCAGTCTCAGGACCAGGACGACACCACCTGGACCAACAAAGAGCAGTGGGAAGCTCTCCGCAACAAGATCGGCACCACCCTCACAAG GAGGTTGAGTCAGAGACCCACCGCACAAGAACTTGAGCAGAGAAATATCCTACTAG CCAAGAATGAAGCGGACCGACGGGCAGAAAGGAGCGAAATCAAGCGCAGGCTGACCAGAAAG TTGTCACAGAGGCCCACGGTAGCTGAGCTCCAGGCCAGAAAAATCCTGCGCTTCCATGAGTATGTGGAGTGCACTCATGCTCAAGACTATGACCGACGTGCTGACAAACCCTGGACCAAACTTACACCTGCTGACAAG GCGGCCATAAGAAAAGAGTTGAATGAGTATAAGAGCTCAGAAATGGAAGTTCATGAGGACAGCAGGATATACACCAG GTTTCATCGGCCATAA